A genome region from Arachidicoccus soli includes the following:
- a CDS encoding SDR family NAD(P)-dependent oxidoreductase, whose product MPTKTVIITGVSGNLGRAVSKKFIEEGYKVIGTIRNKQEQKEYNEKDLEEVELDLLQEENCKKFVVEIITKHKVIDVAVLTAGGFAMGNIATTKTSDIFQQFQLNFETAYNIAHPVFLQMMKQGSGRIFLIGSRQGLDISKGKNALAYGFSKSLLFRLAELLNAEAKGKNVVVSVVVPSTIDTPQNRESMPDADYSTWVSPSQIADTIYFYSSEEGSAVREPVIKVYNNS is encoded by the coding sequence ATGCCGACAAAAACAGTAATAATAACAGGAGTATCCGGTAATCTTGGGCGAGCGGTATCTAAAAAATTTATAGAAGAAGGCTACAAAGTCATCGGAACCATACGCAATAAACAGGAACAAAAAGAATACAACGAAAAAGATCTAGAAGAAGTAGAACTAGATTTATTACAAGAAGAAAATTGTAAGAAATTTGTAGTAGAGATCATTACAAAACACAAGGTAATTGATGTGGCTGTATTGACTGCTGGAGGTTTTGCCATGGGCAATATTGCAACCACCAAAACCAGCGACATCTTCCAACAATTTCAACTTAATTTTGAAACGGCTTACAATATTGCTCATCCTGTTTTTTTACAAATGATGAAACAAGGTAGCGGAAGAATATTTTTAATTGGTTCCCGCCAGGGCTTAGATATTTCAAAAGGGAAAAATGCTTTGGCATACGGTTTTTCGAAATCTTTATTATTTCGTTTGGCCGAACTCCTAAATGCAGAAGCTAAAGGGAAAAATGTAGTAGTGAGTGTTGTTGTACCAAGTACTATAGATACACCACAGAACAGGGAATCGATGCCTGATGCGGATTACAGCACCTGGGTATCACCATCTCAAATTGCCGATACTATTTATTTTTATTCAAGTGAAGAAGGAAGTGCTGTAAGAGAACCTGTAATAAAAGTTTATAATAATTCATAG